The Streptococcus equi subsp. equi nucleotide sequence GATATTGCTCCAGATGACCTGTCTGCTTTGGACTCTGCCAGTGGCTTATATCAAAGAAATGGTAGCTGGCTCATTAATCAATAATTGTCATTAGAAAGCATCCTATGAAAAAAGTTTCTATTATTTGCACCAATTATAATAAGGGGCCTTGGATTTCAGAGGCCTTAGACAGCTTTTTAGCCCAACAGACCAGCTTTGATGTTGAAATTATTGTCATTGACGACGCTTCAACAGACTATTCCAGACAGATCCTCATGGACTATCAAGCCAGCTTTCCAGATCGTATACGACTCATCGTTAATGAGGTAAATCTTGGGATTGCAAGAACCTGGGTCAAGGCTTGTTTGGAGGCAAAGGGACAGTATATTGCCAGATGTGATGGTGATGACTATTGGACTGATACTCTCAAGCTACAAAAGCAGGTTGATTTGCTGGATAGCTCACCAGATTCAAAATGGTCTAATACTGACTTTGATTTTGTAGATACTGACGGCAAGCTTATTCAGAGCAATGCCTTTGAAAGTGGCTTTACTCCCTTAACAGACACCTACGAGAAAATGCTTGCTTTAAAAGGAATGACCATGTCATCAACCTGGCTGGTGGAGGCTGATCTGATGAGGGCAGTTAATCAACGCATTGATTTGGAGACGTCAGACGACACTTTTGACATACAATTAGAGCTGTTTCAGTCAACCTCTCTAGCCTATTTGAAGGATTCGACCACTGTTTATCGAATGACGGATAATTCAGATTCAAGGCCGGCAGCAGAGGAAAAAATGCTGGGCCGTATTCAAGGCTTGTTGGAGACCCAGCTGTCCTATTTGTCTAAATACCCTACAGCCAATATGGAAGCTATTGCAAAAGCATTACTAAAGCAGGACGCTAAAAATGAAATTCGGATTCATCAATTAAGTCATACCATTCATCAATTACGACAGACGCTTGCAGATCAGGAGGCTCTACAGGCAGAGAAGATAGATCAGCTACAGCAGCAGCTTGATCATCAAAGGCAAGAGGTTGAAGCGCTAACCCATCAATACAATTGTGTGGTTACCTCACGTCGTTGGAGGTACCTATCAAAGCTGCTTGAGCTTTTTAGGAGGAAAAAATGAAGCGTCTATTATTGTATGTGCATTTCAATAAATATCATAAGGTAAGCGATCATGTTTATTACCAGCTCGAACAGATGAGAGCCTTGTTTTCAAAGATTGTCTTTATTTCAAATAGTGATATCCATCAAGAGGACCTTGAGCAGCTTGAACAGCGGCATTTGATGGATCAGTTTATTCAACGACACAATAAAGGCTATGATTTTGCAGCTTGGCATGATGGTATGAAGGCCTTAGGCTGTGAGCACCTTGTTGACTTTGACTCAATCACGATTATGAACGATACCTGCTTTGGTCCGCTTTGGGATATGAAGCCTTATTATCTCAAATATGAAGCAGATGAAGCAGTTGATTTCTGGGGCATGACCAACAATCGAGCGACCAAGGCCTTTAAAGAGCATATTCAGAGCTATTTTATCAGCTTCAAAAAATCCCTCGTTCATAGTAAGGAATTTAGGCAGTTTTGGGAAAATATCGTTGAGCTAACAGACGTTCAAGATGTGATCCACAATTATGAAACCAGAATAACCACTGTCTTTGTGGAGGCTGGCTTTCGATACAAGACGGTATTTGATACGACCAAGGAGGACTCGTCCTCTATGCTGCATGCGGATTTCTCTTATTACAATCCGACAGCCATCTTAAAGCACCATGTGCCCTTTATCAAGGTTAAGGCTATTGACGCTAACCAGCACATTGCTCCTTACCTTTTGGATTTTATTGACCAAAAAACGACATACCCTGCCAGCTTGATTGTGGATCATATGTCGCAGGTCCATCCACCAGATGCTAAGTATCTTCTGGCACATAAATACCTGCCAGAGCAGCCGATAAGCATTGATCAAAGCAAGAAAATTGCTGTTCATCTTCATGTTTTTTATGTTGATTTATTGTCAGAGTTTTTA carries:
- a CDS encoding rhamnan synthesis protein F family protein; protein product: MKRLLLYVHFNKYHKVSDHVYYQLEQMRALFSKIVFISNSDIHQEDLEQLEQRHLMDQFIQRHNKGYDFAAWHDGMKALGCEHLVDFDSITIMNDTCFGPLWDMKPYYLKYEADEAVDFWGMTNNRATKAFKEHIQSYFISFKKSLVHSKEFRQFWENIVELTDVQDVIHNYETRITTVFVEAGFRYKTVFDTTKEDSSSMLHADFSYYNPTAILKHHVPFIKVKAIDANQHIAPYLLDFIDQKTTYPASLIVDHMSQVHPPDAKYLLAHKYLPEQPISIDQSKKIAVHLHVFYVDLLSEFLEAFSHFHFDYDLLITTDSKAKKAEIKEILRESGASADILVTGNIGRDVLPMLTLKERLSQYDYIGHFHTKKSKEADFWAGQSWRTELIDMMVKPADQILTALAADAIGIVIADIPSFFRFNKIVDAWNEHLIAPEMNQLWQAMGLTKRIDFQTMDTFVMSYGTFVWFKYDALKPLFDLDLSEADIPAEPLSQNSILHAIERLLIYIAWDRHYDFRISRNEKLLTPFIDNKLLNLREGSVPHTYVDFDYMGGIKGALKYIVIGPAKAIRYIIKRLLKRRV
- the hyaD_2 gene encoding glycosyltransferase, which encodes MKKVSIICTNYNKGPWISEALDSFLAQQTSFDVEIIVIDDASTDYSRQILMDYQASFPDRIRLIVNEVNLGIARTWVKACLEAKGQYIARCDGDDYWTDTLKLQKQVDLLDSSPDSKWSNTDFDFVDTDGKLIQSNAFESGFTPLTDTYEKMLALKGMTMSSTWLVEADLMRAVNQRIDLETSDDTFDIQLELFQSTSLAYLKDSTTVYRMTDNSDSRPAAEEKMLGRIQGLLETQLSYLSKYPTANMEAIAKALLKQDAKNEIRIHQLSHTIHQLRQTLADQEALQAEKIDQLQQQLDHQRQEVEALTHQYNCVVTSRRWRYLSKLLELFRRKK